One Methylomarinovum tepidoasis DNA window includes the following coding sequences:
- a CDS encoding helicase HerA-like domain-containing protein: MTGNRLLQVAPSRFEAWVEEEALARLGQFLVIEGRGVRVLGLVNWSRAEDDGFRVGLLPLGELDARRRFQRGVRCYPVPGAGIAAVDEDDLRQMFATFSAFGFGIGEISGRTGQTAYLNPSALFGRSFTILGQSGAGKSWTVASLLQQAVAAMPKAHVILLDLHGEYCWRDDEGALHAAFPEGTYRHLDARRLEIPYWLMTFSELIDLLIDRSDEGASIQTAFLRDTLHRLKKQEAERLNIGFVSIDAPIWFSIEELYREFKAANEQRTDFGKTKGPLFGQFDEFLVKLQSRFNDVRYDFLLKPRRRNASEALAGLLRDFVGLGDPRCQITVIDLSGVPFDVRPAVSAQIGRLAFEFNYWNPRRREFPLVLMCEEAHAYIPRAGGSRFEGTRRSMERIAKEGRKYGVGLGVISQRPHELSETVLAQCSTFICLRLTNPDDQAYVRDLVPDAESDLVDVLSTLGRGEAMVMGEAVPLPTRICIHRPDPAPHSQDVNYHAAWREGPEDLNVEAIAERWQRQGRY, encoded by the coding sequence ATGACGGGGAATCGGTTGTTGCAGGTGGCGCCCAGCCGTTTCGAGGCGTGGGTGGAGGAGGAGGCGCTGGCGCGGCTGGGACAGTTCTTGGTGATCGAGGGCCGCGGCGTCCGGGTGCTGGGGCTGGTCAACTGGAGCCGGGCCGAGGATGACGGTTTCCGAGTGGGGCTGTTGCCGCTGGGGGAGCTGGACGCGCGCCGCCGTTTCCAGCGCGGGGTGCGCTGTTATCCGGTGCCGGGCGCCGGCATCGCTGCGGTGGACGAGGACGACCTGCGGCAGATGTTCGCCACCTTCAGCGCCTTCGGTTTTGGCATTGGCGAGATCAGCGGCCGCACCGGGCAGACCGCCTACCTCAATCCCAGCGCCCTGTTCGGACGCAGCTTCACCATCCTGGGCCAGTCCGGCGCCGGCAAGTCCTGGACCGTGGCCAGCCTGTTGCAGCAGGCGGTGGCGGCGATGCCCAAAGCCCACGTCATCCTCCTCGATCTTCACGGCGAATACTGCTGGCGCGACGACGAGGGCGCCCTGCACGCCGCCTTCCCGGAGGGGACCTACCGCCACCTGGACGCCCGGCGCCTGGAGATCCCCTACTGGCTGATGACCTTCAGCGAGCTGATCGATCTGCTCATCGACCGCAGCGACGAAGGCGCCTCGATCCAGACCGCCTTCCTGCGCGACACCCTGCACCGGCTCAAGAAGCAGGAGGCCGAGCGTCTCAACATCGGCTTCGTCTCCATCGACGCGCCGATCTGGTTTTCCATCGAGGAGCTGTACCGCGAGTTCAAGGCCGCCAACGAGCAGCGCACCGACTTCGGCAAGACCAAAGGCCCCCTGTTCGGTCAGTTCGACGAGTTCCTGGTCAAGCTCCAGAGCCGCTTCAACGACGTGCGCTACGACTTTCTCCTCAAACCCCGGCGGCGCAACGCTTCCGAGGCCCTGGCCGGGCTGCTGCGGGATTTCGTCGGCCTTGGCGATCCCAGGTGCCAGATCACCGTCATCGACCTCAGCGGCGTGCCCTTCGACGTGCGTCCGGCGGTGTCGGCCCAGATTGGCCGGCTGGCGTTCGAGTTCAACTACTGGAACCCGCGCCGGCGCGAGTTCCCGCTGGTGCTGATGTGCGAGGAGGCCCATGCCTACATCCCCCGTGCCGGCGGCAGCCGGTTCGAGGGCACCCGGCGGTCGATGGAGCGGATCGCCAAGGAAGGGCGCAAGTACGGCGTCGGCCTCGGGGTCATCAGTCAACGTCCCCACGAATTGTCGGAGACGGTGCTGGCCCAGTGCAGCACCTTCATCTGCCTGCGCCTGACCAATCCGGACGACCAGGCCTATGTGCGCGACCTGGTGCCCGACGCCGAAAGCGATCTGGTGGACGTGCTCTCCACCCTCGGCCGTGGTGAGGCGATGGTGATGGGGGAGGCGGTGCCGCTGCCCACCCGGATCTGCATCCACCGTCCCGATCCTGCGCCCCACAGCCAGGACGTCAATTACCACGCCGCCTGGCGCGAGGGGCCGGAGGATCTCAATGTGGAAGCCATCGCCGAGCGCTGGCAGCGGCAGGGGCGTTACTGA